In Edaphobacter paludis, a single window of DNA contains:
- the accC gene encoding acetyl-CoA carboxylase biotin carboxylase subunit, producing MRRTIQKVLIANRGEIALRVIRACREMGLRTVAVYSDADRAALHVLHADEAYRLGPAPASESYLRGDLILEAARHCGADAVHPGYGFLSENAEFAEACATAGVTFIGPPANAMRVLGSKTRARQTADAAGIPRVPGSVTGLTSAEEALKVAEGIGFPVMLKAAAGGGGKGMRAVAAREELAAAYAAASSEAERSFGSGEVYIEKLIEQPRHIEIQLMADQYGRCLYLGERECSVQRRHQKVIEEAPSAVVGEDLRRRMGEAAVRLALSAGYVNAGTVEFLVDSDQNFYFLEMNTRLQVEHPVTELVTGLDLVRMQIRVAMGEPLGLKQEDVQLRGHAIECRIYAEDPENSFFPSPGLITRLVQPGGAGIREDCGVYAGWTVPLEYDPMLSKLVAFAETRELAIDRMLRALDEYVIGGIKTNIGLFRRILNDPDFRAARIDTGYLERLLARAASVDEATVADEVVAIAAALLAVSGCERTPAVADSVQQSRWATAGRQEGLRT from the coding sequence TTGCGACGGACCATCCAAAAAGTCCTGATTGCGAATCGCGGCGAGATCGCGCTGCGGGTGATTCGCGCCTGCCGGGAGATGGGATTGCGGACGGTAGCCGTCTACTCCGACGCCGATCGCGCGGCGCTGCATGTCCTTCATGCGGATGAGGCCTACCGGCTAGGTCCTGCTCCTGCGTCTGAGAGCTATCTGCGTGGCGACCTCATTCTCGAAGCGGCACGACATTGCGGTGCCGACGCCGTGCATCCCGGCTACGGCTTCCTATCGGAGAATGCAGAATTTGCAGAGGCTTGTGCGACGGCCGGAGTGACGTTCATTGGCCCCCCGGCAAACGCCATGCGCGTGCTGGGCTCGAAGACGCGGGCGCGGCAGACAGCCGACGCGGCAGGGATACCTCGGGTGCCGGGCAGCGTGACTGGGCTGACGTCGGCTGAGGAGGCGCTGAAGGTGGCGGAGGGTATTGGCTTTCCGGTTATGCTCAAGGCGGCTGCTGGTGGCGGTGGCAAGGGGATGCGGGCCGTGGCCGCGCGGGAAGAGTTAGCTGCGGCCTACGCGGCGGCCAGCAGCGAGGCTGAGCGCAGCTTTGGTTCGGGTGAGGTCTACATCGAAAAGCTCATTGAGCAGCCACGCCATATCGAGATCCAGTTAATGGCGGACCAGTATGGCAGGTGCCTGTACCTGGGCGAGCGGGAGTGCTCGGTGCAGCGGCGGCATCAGAAGGTCATCGAGGAGGCTCCGTCCGCAGTTGTCGGGGAAGACCTTCGTCGGCGAATGGGCGAGGCTGCGGTGCGGCTGGCGCTTTCCGCGGGGTACGTAAACGCGGGGACGGTGGAGTTTCTGGTGGATAGCGACCAGAACTTCTACTTTCTGGAGATGAACACCCGCCTGCAGGTGGAGCATCCCGTGACCGAGCTGGTCACGGGGCTCGATCTGGTGCGGATGCAGATTCGGGTGGCGATGGGCGAGCCGCTCGGTTTGAAGCAGGAGGACGTGCAGTTGCGCGGCCACGCGATCGAGTGCCGCATCTACGCCGAAGACCCGGAGAATAGCTTCTTTCCATCGCCCGGCCTGATTACGCGGCTGGTGCAGCCGGGCGGCGCGGGCATTCGCGAGGACTGCGGCGTCTATGCGGGCTGGACTGTGCCGCTGGAGTACGATCCCATGCTGTCCAAGCTGGTGGCGTTTGCCGAGACGCGCGAGCTGGCAATCGACCGGATGCTGAGGGCGCTCGACGAGTATGTGATTGGCGGGATCAAGACGAACATCGGGTTGTTCCGCCGGATTCTGAACGATCCTGATTTTCGTGCCGCACGCATCGATACAGGCTATCTGGAACGACTACTGGCTCGCGCTGCTTCGGTGGACGAGGCGACGGTCGCTGACGAGGTTGTAGCGATTGCCGCGGCGTTGCTGGCTGTGTCCGGCTGCGAAAGAACGCCAGCGGTGGCGGACAGCGTTCAGCAGAGCAGGTGGGCCACGGCTGGGCGGCAGGAGGGGCTGCGTACGTGA
- a CDS encoding biopolymer transporter ExbD — translation MGMSAGTSGGSVSEINVTPLIDVLLVLLIIFMVIVPVTPKGLQTLVPQPPKNKTQDQQNDRTIVVQVLSNGAGAPAYKINETDFNKSQIESQLETIFATRQEKVMFIKGDKNLDFAKIAEVVDFGHQAGVDNIGIITPRIEAGQ, via the coding sequence ATGGGAATGAGCGCTGGAACTTCGGGCGGATCGGTTTCCGAGATCAATGTAACCCCGCTTATCGACGTTCTTCTGGTATTGCTGATCATCTTTATGGTGATCGTGCCGGTAACCCCCAAGGGCTTGCAGACGCTGGTGCCCCAACCGCCGAAGAACAAGACGCAGGACCAGCAGAACGACCGGACCATCGTTGTCCAGGTCCTGTCGAACGGGGCCGGTGCACCTGCTTACAAGATCAACGAGACCGACTTCAATAAATCTCAGATCGAATCGCAGTTGGAAACAATCTTTGCGACTCGTCAGGAGAAAGTGATGTTCATCAAGGGGGATAAGAACCTTGACTTCGCGAAGATTGCGGAGGTGGTCGATTTCGGTCATCAGGCCGGGGTAGACAATATTGGAATCATTACCCCAAGGATTGAAGCGGGCCAGTGA
- a CDS encoding ExbD/TolR family protein, which produces MGINKRDEGKKVNSNINVTPMVDVMLVLLIIFMVITPMLNNKVNVDLPTAASAIVMENANKEDAVTVAVTRDGRTFLGANQVNTDDLGTKISALLEKKTDKEVFMRADQRANYGKVMDAIDGIRSAGVNQLGLLTEKNDSETNVMTGK; this is translated from the coding sequence ATGGGCATCAATAAGCGGGATGAAGGCAAGAAGGTCAACTCAAACATCAACGTAACGCCGATGGTGGACGTGATGCTGGTGCTGCTGATCATCTTCATGGTTATCACCCCCATGCTGAACAACAAGGTGAATGTGGATCTGCCGACTGCCGCTTCGGCAATCGTGATGGAGAACGCCAACAAGGAAGATGCCGTTACCGTGGCGGTGACTCGGGATGGCAGAACGTTCCTCGGCGCCAATCAGGTCAACACCGACGACCTCGGCACCAAGATCTCGGCGTTGCTCGAAAAGAAGACCGATAAAGAGGTCTTCATGCGCGCAGATCAACGCGCCAACTACGGTAAGGTCATGGATGCCATTGACGGGATCCGATCGGCAGGCGTCAACCAGCTCGGGCTTCTCACGGAGAAGAACGATAGCGAAACGAACGTAATGACGGGCAAGTAG